From the genome of Silurus meridionalis isolate SWU-2019-XX chromosome 12, ASM1480568v1, whole genome shotgun sequence, one region includes:
- the scn2b gene encoding sodium channel subunit beta-2 isoform X2 gives MHLINSITPTSLHPPAFSSVSSMEVLVRQQIDALNGTMVKISCTFTSCYKLDLSKFAMNWTYQETKNDTEEMFMTFKNRLPLLRTDRFGDRVKFAGNLDKNDLSITISNVQLADEGLYNCYVRNPPDRVEGHGRIQLSVVTELPPPRDSTIAVAVGASIGGMLALVILSMVIIKCVRRHKKQELISDEQKMEEEGKTDGDGGIEEGTKQI, from the exons TCTCTTCTGTGTCCTCCATGGAAGTGCTCGTGCGACAGCAGATTGATGCCCTGAATGGCACCATGGTAAAGATCTCTTGCACTTTCACGTCCTGCTACAAACTTGATCTCAGCAAATTTGCGATGAACTGGACCTACCAGGAGACCAAAAACGATACAGAGGAGATG TTTATGACCTTTAAGAACAGATTACCTCTTTTGAGGACAGACCGTTTTGGGGACAGGGTAAAGTTTGCTGGAAACCTGGACAAAAATGACCTTTCCATCACCATCTCAAATGTGCAGCTGGCAGATGAGGGGCTCTATAACTGTTACGTACGCAATCCTCCTGATCGCGTTGAGGGCCACGGTAGAATCCAGCTGTCTGTAGTCACTGAGT TGCCTCCTCCCAGAGACTCGACCATTGCTGTGGCTGTCGGGGCATCTATAGGAGGAATGCTGGCTCTGGTGATCCTCTCCATGGTGATCATCAAGTGTGTACGCAGACATAAGAAACAGGAGCTGATCTCTGATGAACAGAAAATGGAGGAGGAGGGTAAAACAGATGGAGATGGAGGCATTGAAGAAGGAACCAA ACAGATATAA